TCTTGACTTTTGCCTTTCTGACCCTCAACCCTTCTCTTTGCCTTCACCTCTTCCAAAATGGCCTCCAGGTATTACTTCTTGTTCTTGATTCATCATTTCAACACCACCCCAATTTCTCGAGTTTCTGAATATCCATTTCCAATGCTTAACTTCATGTTCTAAGTTGTTTGGATTTCTGTGTTTTTATACTGCCTTCTTTCTGGGTTTCTGTTTTGGATTCTTCTCTTTCAACCCTTTGGtggatttttgtttttgtttttattgttttacccTTCTCTTTCAAACACCCAAATTGagatagtttttgttttttgggaTGAACAATCTGATGTTGAAAGTTGTTTGGATTGTTGGTTTCTTTCTgggttttaattttatttttgtttctttttctatattattttaGCTTTCCCTTTTGAACCAACTTTAGCTAGTTTTTACATGTTGGCACGATAAAACTGATGTTGGAAGTTGTTTAAATTACTGGTGCTTTGATGCTAGTTTTTTCTGGGTACTCTGTTTTGGTGGATATTTTTTCAGCTAGTTATTGCATATTGGAGAAAGTTGTAGGGATTGCTGGTATTTTTTTGAGGCTGGTTTCTATCAGGGCAagtgtttttggtttttttctttcaacCCTTTGATGTATATATCTAAAAtatctcttttattttaattttttctttcttgtgaTGCTTGTAGAAATATCAAATTTGTAAAGACAAAATGAGTGAATACAAAATTAGCAACTTCTCCATAGTGGGATGATCAAGAGAAGGCAttccttttttttcattttttttttctttcaactcTCTGGCGGATCTATTTCTATATTGTTTTGCCTTCTCTTTCATTTACTGCGTGCAGCCATCCCAATTTGTAATCCCAAAACagagttttttttttgggtttgaAGAATTTCTCTTTGTTTGGAGATTTGAGAGTAGTGATTGTTATACAAATTTCTTGAGTTCCCATATAACGACTGGAGCCATTAGCTTGAGCATAACTCGACTAGTCAAAGTATTTGTAACCTTCTTAAGAGAAGTTGGTCTAGGTCTGaatcttcttttgtttttcccCTTATTTGTGATGCTTTGATATCGACTAGTGTtgtattgtactaaaaaacttTAAATAAGTGGAGGATATATGTGATCTTTCATTCTTTCACATGTGGAATTGAATATTAATTGGATTTAGAAAGTCTTAGCATATTAACCGTTCATATCAATTGGGGAAAATGACCGTGCAAGAGTTCTAATTGGACCTTTGTAGTACAACATTAAAGTACTTCTAAACTCAATGGCTTAAGGCTCGGTTGACCGGTGACCACCATTTGGTTTTTGGTATTTTGTCTTTGAAAATTAAGCTTGTAAGCACTATTTTCCTATATTAGGTTTTTGCTTTGTTAGGAGCGTCTTGAAAATCTAAGCCAAGCtttgaaaactaaaagaaatagtttttgacttgtttttgaaatttggaaattgGTTCATAATTCAAATGCtcttttaataaaaatggaaatcATAGTAAAGAGCGGTGAGAAAACTAGTACAATATTCTAAAACCAAATGGTTATCGAATGGGGCATTAGCTTAAGATTTTAGGTGGTGTGTTTGAACTTCGACTTTTATATATGCTCTTAATACCATTTATTTTTGCAGCCATGTGAAGCTTCTTTTTGTGAATTTGTTCACTAGGAAAAGGTTTTTCCACCGGAAGAATAAGCCTTGGAGAGATAGAAGTTTACAAGATCTCAAAATTAAAGAAAGTTTGGCGATGCAGCCAGGGTGCTGTATTTTACAAGCCTCAGGCAATCCCAGATGGCTTTTTCTGCCTTGGACACTATTGCCAGCCTAGTGACAATCCATTGAAAGGCTATGTTCTAGTTGCTCGTGGGGTATCGGAAGTTGATCATGTTGACAATTCTGTCAGGGAATCTCCCGCTTTAAAGCGACCAGTAAATTATACGTTAATCTGGAGTTCTGGTTTAAATGGAGTGGATTCTGGCTTTATTTGGCTGCCTAATGCTCCCGAGGGTTATAGAGCCATGGGATTCTTGGTCACTGACAGGTCGGAGGAGCCTTCACCTGACGATATTCGGTGCGTGCGAGCTGATCTTACAGAGAGATGTGAGACTGGTGACTTAATTGTTACAATTAAGTCCAAATCTCAATCATTTCATGTTTGGGAAACAAGACCCTTCGAAAGGGGAATGTACAAGAGTGGTGTTTCTGTGGGCACATTCTTCTGCTGCACTTCATTGAAAGAGTATCTGAATATTTCCTGTTTGAAGAATCTCAGTTCCACATTTGAAGGAATGCCAAATCTGAACCAGGTTCAGGCACTCATTGGACATTATGGCCCAACCGTTTTCTTTCACCCTGACGAGGCATATTTCCCATCATCAGTGCCGTGGTTTTTTAAAAATGGCGCTCTTTTGTATCGAAATGGTAATACGAAGGGTGAGCCTATTGACATGAAAGGCTCCAATCTGCCTTGTGGAGGGGAAAATGATGGTGAGTATTGGATCGATCTGCCAACAAATGATAATGCAAGAGAAACTTTGAAGAGCGGGAACATTGAAACCGCCAGACTCTATGTTCATGTTAAACCAGCACTGGGAGGAACTTTTACTGATATTGTCATGTGGGTTTTCTGCCCCTTTAATGGACCAGCAGCCATCAAAGTTAGTTTTCTTAATATCAAACTGAAAAAGATTGGGGAGCATGTTAGTGATTGGGAACACTTCACGCTTCGAATCTGCAACTTTTCTGGGGAGCTATGGCGAGTGTACTTCTCAGAGCATAGCGGTGGGAAATGGGTGGATGCCTCTGACTTGGAATTCATTCAAGGCAATAAGCCAATCGTGTATTCGTCGAAACATGGTCATGCTAGCTACCCGCATCCTGGGAGTTATCTTCAGGGTTCAGTAGCTGGAATTGGAGTGAGGAATGATGCAGCTCGGAGCAAGTTTTTCATTGATTCGAGTTCTAAATATGAAATCATTGCTGCTGAATATCTTGGCGATGGCTACATTGCTGAACCAGATTGGTTACAGTACATGAGAGAGTGGGGTCCAACCGTTATGTATAATTCGAGATCAGAGATTGAAAGACTAATCGATCTCCTTCCTCCATTTGTCCAattttctttggaagatctactTGCTCTATTCCCGACCGAGCTCTACGGTGAAGAAGGACCAACTGGaccaaaggaaaaaaacaactGGTTCGGAGATGAAAGGTGCTAGAGATATACATACAGATTCATCAATTAACAACACCACAACATGAATAGCTATCAGTTAACTTTCTAAAGTGGCCGTTTCTTCATCGAAACACGGTGAAAGTGAGTAGATAGGTCAAAACATTTAGCTCCATTATTCTGTTACAGTTACTTGCTGATCTCGCTGCAGATACAACTCTTGAATTCGGATTTGAGGGGATTGCGTCATTGAGATGAATTGTAGTTTCGCCTCGGCTTGCAGAAAGGGAGTGTGTTGTATATTTCATTGTAAAAGTATTTAAGTTTATAGTTCATGGAATGAAACGTTTAGAAGttcaaagaaaagaagattgtgaaagaatgaataaaagaaattagGCTTTCTTATGGATACACGATATAATTGTGTTGATATATAGTTACTATTTGATTGAAATTCAGCAAATTTCAATTGTCATAATTTAACATTCTATTGGAATGAAGTTAGGTATGTTTACCATCTCGCAATTATAATGAATGTGACCTGGGAAACACATTTGATTACTTTGGTGGTTGTTTACACAATTCTATATGCAGATCCACACAAAATTTTTCTTCTCCTCCATTGGATCATCAATAGTTTGGTATCAACTGCTCCATTTACTGTTCATGCTCTACTTCACAATAAAAAATGTCGAAATTATTGGAAAGTACGTACTCACTTTATCCTCTATCGTTCGGGGAAAAGATCAAGAACACACTACCCTTAACTAAAGACCAAAAATACCCAATTTTATCAAAACATATACGTAGTATTTTGCTCATCGTAGggtttcttctttctcccactCTTGATACATGGTCAAAACCAAACACGTAGATACTTTTTGCTTTGATTTAAGAATGCAGAGCGAGATGAAGTTATTTTTTGGGCTTCCAATCTTGAATTTATCAATAAATTACTCTCTTGCTCTTCCTCCCAATCTCGCTCTCCATCCAACTAGTTCATTCTTGATTTTGGTCGTTCTCCAATACGCTCTGGGGATACTAGACTTGCTAGGTACTTCTAACTTTGATTTAAAGCAttaaataaaacattaattataAAGATTTTgcataattaaatattttgttttgaaaGATATAATATAACCATCTAATTCTTGCATGTTCTTTCCAATgggttttaaaaattaaacccaTAGTACAGACTTATAGACTTTTGTAAAAATGGCAGAAAAAGCTCTACCTACGTGATACACCTAATAAGCACCTGATACATTattgcactacaagaaataacataAACGATAACTAACGAAAAACGCTATAATAGactttttatagcgtttttcgaGAGTCCTGACAGCCtatgttattaaaagtctgggtctttttatagcgttttttCAAAGCTATAACTAGTGCTATCGTAGAGTTTGAAGATATAGCTTATATACGTTgctataaaaacatttgatagcgtttttcgttagagctataataaattaatatagcTTAAATAATGTGCTATCTTTAAGATGTAATAGCGCTTTCTCGACGCTatagtatagtatttataactataattttcagctataatagccttttttcgatgctataatatagtatttatgaCTATAATTTTCAGCTATAATAGCCTTTTTTCGATGCTATAATATGgtatttataactataattttcagCTATAATAGCATTTTGTCGATGCTATAGTATATTgtttataactataatttttaaCTATAATAGCCTTTTTCGACAGTATAGTATTTATAGCTATGATTTTCAGTAATAATGCTATTTAATCGTTTTCAATCAAAATATAGGTAACATTTTTCTCAAAAATCTATAAAACCATTCATAATGTACTAAAATTACCAAACAATGTAGTCATTCTAAATGTACCAACCATACACATTACCAATCAAAATACACATATTAGTAAATAATGTATGAACCGCACAAATTAACCCTCAAAATACAAATAAAGTTCATCATAAGTCTACAAGCAAAGTTCGTCATAAGTGTACAATCTTTAGTCCTCTGGTGAAGACGACTCCATTTCATTCACctatataaatttataaaacatatattaattaaacaagtatagaaaatctttaaaaaatatagacaaaaaatattagaattagACAACATACTAATGATCACTTTATCAGATGGCCATGCAACTGTACTTCCCAAAGCTTCTTCAATACATGTCATTTCTGATATTGGCCTCCACAAATATGCGTTTGGTTTCTTTGCTACATCAACCCATACTCTAATTGCATGTGGACCAATAGGAATATGATGGACCATAGCAGTTGGATCATTAGAAGACCATCTTCCTTCAGCAACAATCTCTCCCGAGCCATACCAATCTAATAACTTGCACTTAGTTTGACTGTTGTTATTGATACTCTGTGAAAAGACAAATATGAGATACTAGAATAAGAAGATAATGACATCATAAACAATTTTCATCctattacaaataaatttaccGATGGAGAAGACATTGGAGGAATATTTAGTCGCTTAAACACACTTGCAGTAGCATTTGAAAGTTCCTCACTTGGTTCAGTCTATGATAATCACATATGAAACCAAAAATATAGTTAACTACtacgagaaaaaaaaagaatctaagttagtaaaagaaaaaaagaaatacctGTTTCTTTAAATAAGATAACATAAGTGCTTTCATTTCGATCATTTCATCTTTCATTGTTTTCATTTCTACCATTTCTTCCTTCATcttcaaatattctttttcaagaaCCTTATACTTGTGGTCTTGTTGAGACAAAAGAGATAGTTTTGAACGAGTCACACCAAACCCAAATCCTCTTACATGACCACGATCGGGGCCAAGAACTTTACTTAAAGCATCATCAACCACGTTTGTTGTTGAAACTGTCGTCTCAGCCTCAGTTTGTTCAATACGCTCCTAGCAATATACAAACAAACAAACCTTAACAATTCTTAAAGATCTAAGCTGCTGTAACTTTTAGCTACTGTTTTAAGCTGCTGTTTTATTAAAGATGTAAGCTACTGTAACATAATTCTTAGTGGACTGTAGGTATTTTGGCTTGCTGTTTTGTAACTTTTACCTACTGTTTTGTAACTTTTACCTACTGTTTTGTAACAATATATATACACTTCTAGCAATATATAAACACATATCTAACATTACACTTAGTCAAAGTGATGTTCAGCAATTCTTTAATAcaagttgttgttgttgttgttgtttactGTTTGATTGGTGGTGTGTTGTAGGTTTGGAAAGATGTGGGAAAAGTTGTAGGCTAAGATGGATAAACTACTTGAAACCTGATTTGAAGAGAGGAATGTTTTCACAACAAGAAGAGGATTTAATTATCAGTCTCCATGAAGTTTTGGGAAACAGGTGAACACAAGGCACGTCAATATTGAAATGTCTAAATCTAACTATAATTGTAGGTGAACACAAATGTCTAAATCTGCACGTCAATATGCAAACAGGTGAACACAACAAGTTGGAGGCGTTTCAGCAATAATGTTCTAAATATATGCAGACACGAAACAAGGTTTCACGGGCTGATGTGGATAATGCAATCATTTACAGCTGGTTCAGTGAAGTTTTACAACTTATTTTTGGCAGGAACAGTTTAGTAGTTTCCTTCAGCTATCTGACAAATTCAAATGACCCATTTTTTTCAAGTATGTATTAGCTAGAGCACATTGTTTGCAAagtatttattatatttatgtcTTCATGTACATTTATCTGGAAACAAATAATTCAAAAGGCATCATTTTCTGTTGGAACTGTACAGGGTATCAATAATTTGTTTTGGAACAAATAGCTTTatagaatttttcttttttcaacaaTTCAAGGGTTGCTTAGATCCTTTTCACTTGATTCTTGGAATGTAAGAATTTGAACTTTGTTGTTTATGAGTTTTCTTCTCTTCAGCCAACTTTCTGAGTTAGTCAAATCCATTATTGCTTATTTAATAATCTCTTGGATTGATTTCTCtacttatttcattttaaaggTTGTGGTTAACATTGGTGGATTATTTATAATGGAAAATAGTCGTGGGGTTTGAGAGTTATGATTGTTTGTGGAAAATTTGAATAAAGTTTATATGAATACATATGATTTTTGGTTGAATATCAAAAATCATTAGAAAAGCTAAAGATTCCTGCACACAGAAAGACCCaacaacatatataattaagaTACCACAAGATTCAATAACGATAATCAAGTCTAAGAATACGAACAGAAATTGCAAAGAAGACATACAAGTGCCTCAGCAACTTGTGAATTCACCGGTTGTCCATCCTTCCTTTTGTGTGCTTTAGTCCATAATGCAACCCTTGTGACCAAAGATGGATCCAAACTACTTTTTCTCTACAAAATGAGATTTATACAATGAAACCACATATACGATACGAAAGCAAAATTGAAGTATAGTAACAAACTTTACCATCTCTTCGGCCAAACGAGCATACCCTTTTCTACTACATGTATGTGGGAGTTGTTTTTTCTTCATGGCTTTGTACTTTTCACTTTTCAACTACTCAAATAAAAGACATTCAAACTTCACacaaattaataattcaaatgtAAGTGTATATGTTTTGAAGTAGAGATTTACGTACCTTGAAGGTTGCACTAGTCTTCTCACTCATAAAATCCATCCAATCATCTACAGATTGTAAATTATCAGGCATTAGCTTCAAAATTGCATCCTTTGTTGGGGCATCTCGAATTTGTTTTACTAAACGAGATTTTCCAGCCCTCCATAATCTACCCATCTTTTGGAAGAAAAACTTTTTTTGCCAATCTTCCACATTGTACCTTGACTGAAGTATAAAAGAGttagaaatgaaaaataatgtAACTTAATAAAGTAATGAACTTATTAGAGAAAAATAAAGTAACTTAATACCTGGATAGATTTCCATAACACTACTTTCAATCTTGTTGGTAGTTTTAGCCAAAAATATTGTTAAACAAAAACATTAGCCAACACCAAATCTTTAACAACAATTTCTATGTTCTGTTGTTCATATATATAGTTTCTGTTTTTATTTCTGTTCATATATATGTGCTATGTTGTTATTCCCAGTTCAAGTACTAATACTACATCCAATTATGCAGCTATAATCTTTACTGTTTTTTAATCCTAAACTACAAGTAAAACAAAGATTCATACGTCCAACTATTTTTTTCAGGGTGAGA
The sequence above is drawn from the Cucumis melo cultivar AY chromosome 2, USDA_Cmelo_AY_1.0, whole genome shotgun sequence genome and encodes:
- the LOC103487283 gene encoding hypothetical protein At1g04090 — its product is MFGWECWCWNGVVDPLDFCLSDPQPFSLPSPLPKWPPGKGFSTGRISLGEIEVYKISKLKKVWRCSQGAVFYKPQAIPDGFFCLGHYCQPSDNPLKGYVLVARGVSEVDHVDNSVRESPALKRPVNYTLIWSSGLNGVDSGFIWLPNAPEGYRAMGFLVTDRSEEPSPDDIRCVRADLTERCETGDLIVTIKSKSQSFHVWETRPFERGMYKSGVSVGTFFCCTSLKEYLNISCLKNLSSTFEGMPNLNQVQALIGHYGPTVFFHPDEAYFPSSVPWFFKNGALLYRNGNTKGEPIDMKGSNLPCGGENDGEYWIDLPTNDNARETLKSGNIETARLYVHVKPALGGTFTDIVMWVFCPFNGPAAIKVSFLNIKLKKIGEHVSDWEHFTLRICNFSGELWRVYFSEHSGGKWVDASDLEFIQGNKPIVYSSKHGHASYPHPGSYLQGSVAGIGVRNDAARSKFFIDSSSKYEIIAAEYLGDGYIAEPDWLQYMREWGPTVMYNSRSEIERLIDLLPPFVQFSLEDLLALFPTELYGEEGPTGPKEKNNWFGDERC